One genomic window of Halolamina sediminis includes the following:
- a CDS encoding winged helix-turn-helix transcriptional regulator, which produces MADLPPSAKLVHLVLQENDRMTQSQVTEETQLAGRTVRDALGRLEDAGLVTEEICLKDARKRVYTANSPESGEVDHAESDAPEGAATGD; this is translated from the coding sequence ATGGCCGACCTGCCCCCCAGCGCGAAGCTGGTCCACCTCGTCCTCCAAGAGAACGACCGCATGACCCAGAGCCAGGTCACCGAGGAGACCCAGCTCGCCGGCCGCACCGTGCGCGACGCGCTCGGCCGCCTCGAGGACGCCGGGCTGGTGACCGAGGAGATCTGCTTGAAGGACGCCCGCAAGCGAGTGTACACCGCGAACAGCCCCGAGTCCGGCGAGGTCGACCACGCCGAATCCGACGCCCCCGAAGGCGCCGCGACGGGCGACTAG
- a CDS encoding ParA family protein, which yields MGGAVAVSLQKGGVGKTTVAINLADALAVRGHDVLLVDLDQQGNATEGVGLKEEYERASPHVGDVLTDDDPVDASEVVVERDGFDVFPAHVDLDEIADRVRNSTFGMLWVRRRIVEPLLEETYDYVVVDSPPSLGPLSDAALIGAGNVIVPLLMSEPSVSGFERMWDQQIVPIRNEVDLELLAIVPNDLTGNNEERRIIEDLENSPFAEHLPEFCRSAEFDDPDSPGPGIRHRIAFSRAWRDGQTLREYDPDNDMLDRLDKLAETVEENA from the coding sequence ATGGGTGGCGCCGTGGCCGTCTCGCTTCAGAAGGGGGGTGTGGGAAAGACCACCGTCGCGATCAATCTCGCGGACGCGCTCGCGGTCCGTGGCCACGACGTGCTGCTGGTCGACCTCGATCAGCAGGGCAACGCCACGGAGGGCGTCGGCCTCAAGGAGGAGTACGAGCGGGCGAGCCCCCACGTCGGCGACGTGCTGACCGACGACGATCCCGTCGACGCGAGCGAGGTGGTCGTCGAGCGGGATGGGTTCGACGTGTTCCCCGCCCACGTCGACCTCGACGAGATCGCCGACCGCGTTCGGAACTCCACGTTCGGGATGCTCTGGGTGCGCCGCCGGATCGTCGAACCGCTGCTCGAGGAGACGTACGACTACGTCGTCGTCGACTCGCCGCCGAGCTTGGGGCCGCTGTCCGATGCCGCGCTGATCGGCGCCGGCAACGTGATCGTCCCGCTGCTGATGAGCGAACCCAGCGTCAGCGGCTTCGAGCGTATGTGGGACCAGCAGATCGTCCCCATCCGCAACGAGGTGGATCTGGAGCTGCTCGCGATCGTCCCGAACGATCTCACGGGCAACAACGAGGAGCGACGCATCATCGAGGACCTAGAGAACTCGCCGTTCGCGGAGCACCTGCCCGAGTTCTGCCGGTCCGCCGAGTTCGACGACCCCGACTCCCCGGGGCCGGGGATCCGCCACCGCATCGCGTTCAGCCGCGCGTGGCGCGACGGCCAGACGCTCCGGGAGTACGACCCCGACAACGACATGCTCGACAGACTCGACAAACTCGCCGAGACCGTGGAGGAGAATGCCTGA